One stretch of Arachis duranensis cultivar V14167 chromosome 1, aradu.V14167.gnm2.J7QH, whole genome shotgun sequence DNA includes these proteins:
- the LOC107466784 gene encoding polyadenylate-binding protein RBP45 encodes MMQPGPGMAPPPNMAQQPNQQYQQQQPYMMMPPQAQPPQMWAPSPQAPTQSVPPSQPVQPASADEVRTLWIGDLQYWMDENYLYTCFAHTGEMASVKVIRNKQTSQSEGYGFIEFTSRAAAERILQTFNGTIMPNGGQNFRLNWATFSAGERRHDDSPDYTIFVGDLAADVTDYHLQETFRGRYSSVKGAKVVIDRLTGRTKGYGFVRFADESEQVRAMTEMQGVLCSTRPMRIGPASNKNPTTQSNKASYQNPQGAQNENDPNNTTIFVGNLDANVTDDHLRQVFGHYGELVHVKIPSGKRCGFVQFADRSCAEEALRVLNGTLLGGQNVRLSWGRSPSNKQTQADPNQWNGSGYYGYAQGYENYGYAPAGQDPNMYGSYPGYANYQPPQQQQQQMGYS; translated from the exons ATGATGCAGCCCGGACCTGGCATGGCTCCTCCACCCAACATGGCCCAGCAGCCCAACCAGCAGTACCAGCAGCAGCAGCCATACATGATGATGCCTCCGCAGGCCCAGCCACCACAGATGTGGGCCCCCTCCCCTCAGGCTCCGACACAGTCCGTGCCTCCTTCCCAGCCCGTTCAGCCCGCCAGTGCCGATGAGGTCCGAACCCTGTGGATCGGTGATTTGCAGTACTGGATGGATGAGAACTACCTCTACACCTGTTTTGCTCACACTGGCGAG ATGGCATCTGTTAAAGTAATTAGGAATAAGCAAACTAGTCAATCCGAGGGTTATGGGTTTATTGAGTTTACAAGCCGTGCTGCTGCTGAGAGAATACTACAAACATTCAATGGTACCATTATGCCAAATGGCGGGCAGAATTTCAGGTTGAACTGGGCAACCTTTAGCGCTGGTGAGAGGCGTCATGACGACAGTCCAGATTACACTATATTTGTTGGAGATTTGGCTGCAGATGTTACGGACTACCACCTTCAGGAGACATTTAGGGGTAGATACTCCTCGGTTAAGGGGGCTAAAGTTGTAATTGACAGGCTTACTGGGCGGACAAAGGGCTACGGTTTTGTTAGGTTTGCAGATGAGAGTGAGCAAGTTAGAGCTATGACAGAAATGCAGGGCGTTCTTTGTTCAACAAGACCCATGAGGATTGGACCAGCATCTAATAAAAACCCAACCACACAATCCAACAAAG CTTCATACCAGAATCCTCAAGGGGCACAGAACGAGAATGATCCAAATAATACAACT ATTTTTGTTGGCaatttggatgcaaatgttacAGATGATCACCTGCGACAAGTCTTTGGGCATTATGGAGAGTTAGTTCATGTGAAGATTCCATCCGGCAAGAGATGTGGATTTGTGCAATTTGCCGACAG GAGTTGTGCTGAAGAGGCACTGAGAGTTTTGAATGGAACACTTTTAGGTGGCCAAAATGTTAGGCTTTCATGGGGACGGAGTCCTTCAAACAAACAG ACTCAGGCAGACCCAAACCAGTGGAATGGTAGTGGATATTATGGATATGCACAGGGCTATGAAAATTATGGTTATGCTCCCGCCGGGCAGGACCCCAACATGTATGGAAGCTATCCGGGGTATGCAAATTACCAACCTCctcagcagcagcagcaacaaaTGGGATATAGTTAA
- the LOC107466763 gene encoding uncharacterized protein LOC107466763 isoform X1: MNSFGGTHTPAIPRRRKHENSLFGTWSCTIQPDLSARKLAAALWHFCFLEVSGLDCKHVMKKFNVSLKEDNWGLRKANKVAAKIVEERKATSDSVVSALLSEMLRAQSCIDNLKAENKSSKKKLQQLAGELEDKLGRERRSRERMEKMNASLVHELAKANLCVNQIRIRYDEERKQRELIEQVCNELAMQIGEDKAKVERLQSDFMKIQEEFEQERSMFEMADLWRQESIQMKLADARISLEDKHNQMLKLVDYLHSFLRSKGVEKADEELRRGLVNEPVIKVDSLPNLNALFSSTIHIVSLDNEDQQQLLFR, encoded by the exons ATGAACTCCTTCGGCGGGACCCACACTCCGGCGATCCCTCGCCGCCGGAAACACGAAAACTCACTCTTCGGAACATGGTCATGCACTATACAACCCGACCTCTCTGCCAGGAAGCTCGCCGCAGCGTTATGGCACTTCTGCTTTCTCGAGGTTTCTGGTCTTGACTGCAAG CATGTTATGAAGAAATTCAATGTAAGTTTGAAGGAAGATAATTGGGGTTTGAGAAAGGCGAATAAGGTGGCTGCTAAGATTGttgaagaaagaaaagcaaCGAGTGATTCTGTTGTCTCTGCTTTGCTATCAGAGATGCTTCGAGCTCAAAGCTGCATCGATAACCTGAAAGCCGAAAACAAATCGTCTAAGAAGAAATTGCAACAATTGGCAGGTGAATTAGAGGATAAGTTGGGAAGGGAAAGGAGAAGTAGAGAGAGGATGGAGAAGATGAATGCGAGTCTGGTACATGAGCTTGCCAAGGCCAACCTATGCGTTAATCAAATTAGGATACGCTATGATGAGGagagaaaacaaagagaattgATTGAGCAAGTTTGCAATGAATTGGCTATGCAGATTGGAGAAGACAAGGCTAAAGTCGAGCGATTACAAAGCGATTTCATGAAAATTCAGGAGGAATTTGAACAAGAGAGGAGCATGTTTGAAATGGCCGATCTGTGGCGCCAAGAAAGTATTCAGATGAAGCTTGCTGATGCAAGAATCTCCCTTGAAGACAAGCATAATCAGATGCTCAAGTTGGTGGATTATCTGCACAGTTTCTTAAGATCAAAGGGTGTTGAAAAGGCAGATGAGGAACTCAGAAGAGGCTTAGTTAATGAGCCAGTGATTAAAGTAGATTCCCTTCCCAATCTTAATGCTCTTTTTTCATCTACCATCCACATTGTAAGCCTTGATAATGAAGACCAACAACAGCTGCTGTTTCGTTGA
- the LOC107466763 gene encoding uncharacterized protein LOC107466763 isoform X2, with translation MNSFGGTHTPAIPRRRKHENSLFGTWSCTIQPDLSARKLAAALWHFCFLEVSGLDCKKFNVSLKEDNWGLRKANKVAAKIVEERKATSDSVVSALLSEMLRAQSCIDNLKAENKSSKKKLQQLAGELEDKLGRERRSRERMEKMNASLVHELAKANLCVNQIRIRYDEERKQRELIEQVCNELAMQIGEDKAKVERLQSDFMKIQEEFEQERSMFEMADLWRQESIQMKLADARISLEDKHNQMLKLVDYLHSFLRSKGVEKADEELRRGLVNEPVIKVDSLPNLNALFSSTIHIVSLDNEDQQQLLFR, from the exons ATGAACTCCTTCGGCGGGACCCACACTCCGGCGATCCCTCGCCGCCGGAAACACGAAAACTCACTCTTCGGAACATGGTCATGCACTATACAACCCGACCTCTCTGCCAGGAAGCTCGCCGCAGCGTTATGGCACTTCTGCTTTCTCGAGGTTTCTGGTCTTGACTGCAAG AAATTCAATGTAAGTTTGAAGGAAGATAATTGGGGTTTGAGAAAGGCGAATAAGGTGGCTGCTAAGATTGttgaagaaagaaaagcaaCGAGTGATTCTGTTGTCTCTGCTTTGCTATCAGAGATGCTTCGAGCTCAAAGCTGCATCGATAACCTGAAAGCCGAAAACAAATCGTCTAAGAAGAAATTGCAACAATTGGCAGGTGAATTAGAGGATAAGTTGGGAAGGGAAAGGAGAAGTAGAGAGAGGATGGAGAAGATGAATGCGAGTCTGGTACATGAGCTTGCCAAGGCCAACCTATGCGTTAATCAAATTAGGATACGCTATGATGAGGagagaaaacaaagagaattgATTGAGCAAGTTTGCAATGAATTGGCTATGCAGATTGGAGAAGACAAGGCTAAAGTCGAGCGATTACAAAGCGATTTCATGAAAATTCAGGAGGAATTTGAACAAGAGAGGAGCATGTTTGAAATGGCCGATCTGTGGCGCCAAGAAAGTATTCAGATGAAGCTTGCTGATGCAAGAATCTCCCTTGAAGACAAGCATAATCAGATGCTCAAGTTGGTGGATTATCTGCACAGTTTCTTAAGATCAAAGGGTGTTGAAAAGGCAGATGAGGAACTCAGAAGAGGCTTAGTTAATGAGCCAGTGATTAAAGTAGATTCCCTTCCCAATCTTAATGCTCTTTTTTCATCTACCATCCACATTGTAAGCCTTGATAATGAAGACCAACAACAGCTGCTGTTTCGTTGA
- the LOC107467492 gene encoding uncharacterized protein LOC107467492, which translates to MGNYCCNATSRSTEWGGEDWSDLNPRKMNTVNIKRRSKKVFDEGQVLSIGRAEKEKLFGELGATICNDNNNNNGSRIKIRISKKDLAKLLGDDTSTTIQEHNKGNKLQHRSSAEQVLLRLLKARDDSLHINTPWKPQLESIPEER; encoded by the coding sequence ATGGGGAATTATTGCTGCAATGCAACATCGAGATCAACGGAATGGGGAGGCGAGGATTGGAGTGATTTGAACCCTAGGAAGATGAATACGGTGAACATAAAGAGGAGATCGAAGAAGGTGTTTGATGAAGGTCAAGTGTTGAGTATTGGAAGAGCCGAGAAGGAGAAGCTGTTTGGTGAGTTGGGAGCAACTATATGTAAtgataacaacaataacaatggtAGCAGGATCAAGATTAGGATCTCCAAGAAAGACTTGGCTAAATTGTTGGGTGATGATACATCTACTACTATACAAGAACACAATAAAGGAAACAAGTTGCAGCATCGATCTTCTGCAGAACAAGTTCTTCTGAGGCTGTTAAAGGCTCGTGATGATTCTCTTCACATAAACACACCATGGAAGCCTCAGCTTGAGAGTATTCCTGAGGAGAGATAG